The Streptomyces rubradiris genome contains the following window.
ACCTGCCGGGCGACCTCGACGTCCATGTGCTCGGCTTCGACCGGCCTTTCGATACGCCCGTCTCCGCGGATGCCGGCATGGCCTTCGCGGCGGACCTGTGCCTGCGCCACCTGGCGGGGCGGTTCGACGGCCCAAAGGTGCCGTGCGTCCTGGTCGGCTGGTCGTTCGGCGGCGCGCTCGCCGTGGAGGCGGCGCGGGCGGCGGCGTACCCGGTCAGCCGGGTCGTCGTGCTCGACACCCCGGTGTCGGCGGCGGCACGCCACTGCGAGGACTTCGACGCGGCGATGGTGTCCGGGTTCGTCGACGACATCCGGCAGGCGGGCGGTGTCGTGGTCTCGGAGCAGGACGTGCACACCGACCCGGTGCTGCGCCGGAGGTTCGAGGTGTACCGGCAGAACAAGCTGCTGCTGCGCGACTGGCGGCCGGCCCCGGTAGGGGTACCGGTCGTCCAGTTCCGCGCGAGTGACGGGCCGGCCGAACCGGACCCGGACGCCTGGCGGGAATGGGCGCCGGCGGTGCGCACCGTCGCGCTGAGCGGTGGGCACTTCGACGTGTTCGCGGCGCAGAACCTGCGGCACGTACAGGACGAGATCGAAGGCGGATGGCAGTGAGCGAACCAGAGGTGATCGACGCGATCGTCGAACAGCTGCGTCGGCAGGGCTACGGGATCGGGCCCGACGAGTACGAGGCGGACCTCATCGGCGCGGGGGTCGGCTCGCTGGTCATGGTCCGGCTGCTGTCCGTCCTGGAGGAGGAGTTCGATGTGGAGTTCGCCGTCGCCAGGATCTTCGGCGAGCCGGTGACCGTCGCGCGGCTGGCCGCGGAGATCCTCTCGCGGCACGCGGTCGGGAGGTGAGGCCGGCGTGACGGCGACCGGATTCTCGACGCTGGTGGAGCAGGCCCGGGGCATCGCCGAACTGGCGGGGCGGCGGGCCGGGAAGGCGGAGGCCGCCCGCACGCCCGACGCCGATGTCATCGCAGCGCTCGTCGCCGCCGGTGCCGCCCGTCATTTCGTGCCGGCATCGCTCGGCGGCTCCGGCGGGACGTTCGCGGAACTGAAGCAGGCGGCCGTGGTCATCGGCGCGGAGTGCCCGGCGACGGCCTGGTGCGCGGTGGTGGCCGGGCTGATGACCCGCGCGGCGAACCACCTGCCGCCGGCCGGGCAGCGGCAGCTGTGGGCGGGCGGGCCCGACGTGCTCATCGCCGGCGGCGTGACGCCCCGGGGCACCGCCACCGCGGTGGCGGGCGGCTGGCTGCTGTCCGGGGCCTGGCCGGCGGTGTCCTCCTCGGAGCGGGCCGACTGGATCCTCCTGGTCGCCGCCGTGCGGGGGGAGGGCGGTCCCGGGCAGCGGGTCTGCCTGGTGCCGCGCGCCTCGGTCCTCGTCGAACGGACCTGGGACGACGTCGGGATGCAGGCCACCGGCAGCCACACGGTGGTCGCCGAGCAGGTCTTCGTCCCGGACCCGATGACCTTCCCCGCCGGCCTCCTCACCGAGACGGACGCCCCGCGGCCGGGGCCGGACGGCCGGCCGGTACCGCTGCCGGCCGTGAACACCTTCCTGTTCTGCCTGCCGATGCTCGGCGCCGCCCACGGCGCGCTGCGGTACTGGCGGCGGCTGACCGGCGCGAAACTGCGGGGGCGGGCGGATGTGTACGACCCGGTGGTCGCCCACCTCGCGGATGTGTTCGCGCGCAGCTCCGGCGAGATCGACGCGGCCGAACTGCTCCTCGACCGCGTCGCGCGGGTCGTCGACACCGCGCCGGCCGTGACCCGCTCGGACGTGGCGCGCCACCAGCGGGACTGTGCCCTCGCCGCCGAGCTGCTGGTGCGCGCGGTGGACCGCCTCATGCGGGCCTCCGGCACCGCCGGACACAGCACCGGTTCGGTCCTGCAGCGGTTGTGGCGCGACCTGCACACCGCGAGCTCCCACGCGACGCTCCAGTTCGGCACGGCCGCGGCCGGCTACGCCCGGGCGGAGCTGATCGGCGCCGGCTGAGCCGCGCCCGGCGCCCCGTCACCGACCTGCGAGGAGACAGGACCATGGACCTCACGACCACCGACATGCGGCGCTCGGCCGCCGACGCGCGCTGCGGCCGCAGCGCGCCCTCACCGTATCTGGAGAAGCTGCGGCGTCACGGCTTCGTCGTCCTGGAACCCGACGGCCCGGACGGGCTGTCCCTGGAGGACATCATGGCGCCGCTCGGCACGGCGGTGTCGTACCGGTTCGGCACCCAGCTCGTCCAGGAGCAGCGGCCGGGGACCGACAACTCGCAGTTCCGGACCGGTGCCATACCGATGCACGTCGACGCGATCCTGAACGCACACCCGGTCCGCTACATCGGGCTGGAGTGCCTGGAGGCCCCGGACGAGGGCGGTGAGACGCTGATCGCCGGCAGCAGCGCGTTCTTCGCGACGGCTCCCGCCGAGCTGGTGGAGACCCTGCGCGGCATCCGGATCGAGTACTGGTCCAGGGTCTCGGGCTTCTACGTGGAGCGGCCCGGCGGCAACCCGGTCGTGGCGCCGGTGCAGGTGGACCCGGTGACCGGCGGGGACACGCTGCAGATCGGGCTGGACTATCCCGAGGATCCGGAGCGCAACTACGGGGCGGCCGTGGTGGGCCGCACCAAGGAGCAGAGCCTGGAGCTCTTCGCCCTGGTGGACCGGTGGTTGACGGTTCCGGAGGTGATGTACGCCCACCGGTGGCGGGTCGGCCAGGTCCTGGTCATGGACAACCAGCGGGTCGTGCACGGGCGTGCCGCCTACTGCGTCGACGCTCCGCGAAAGCTGCGCCGCATCTCGGTCGGTTGATGTGCCGGGTGTGTCCGGCCGCCGGTTCCTTCCCCCCTTCACGGAGTCCCCATGTCTGACGTCACAGCGCTCCCGGGCAGCCGGGCCGGCAAAGGCAGCCGTCCCCTGCGTCCTCACGCCGTGCTGGCCATCCTGCTCAGCTGCCAGTTGCTGATCATCCTCGATGTCACGGTCATGAACGTCGTGCTGCCCCGGATCCGGGCCGACCTGGACTTCACGGCCACCGGTCTGCCGTGGGTCCTGGACGCGTACACCCTGACGTTCGGCGGGCTGCTGCTGGTCAGCGGCCGGGCGGGTGATCTGTTCGGCCGGCGGCGGATGTTCGTCGCGGGCGTCGTCCTGTTCACCGCGGCGTCGCTGGCGGGGGGTCTGGCGCAGTCGGCCGCCTGGCTGCTGGCCGCCCGGGTGGTGCAGGGGGCGGGTGCCGCCATGGCCGGACCGAACGCGCTGGCGTTGCTGCACACCGTCTTCACCGAGCCGAAGGCCCGGGTGCGCGCGCTGGCGCTGTACTCGGGGATGGCCAGTGTCGGGTTCGCGGTCGGTCTGATCCTCGGTGGTGTGCTGGCCCAGTGGCTCGGCTGGCGGGCGGTGCTGTTCATCAATGTTCCGCTGGGTGTGCCGGCCATCGTGCTGGCCGGGCGGTACCTGCCGGTCACGCCCAGGCGGGAGGCCCGGCTGGACCTGCCGGGCGCGCTGACCGCGACGGGCGGTGTCGCCGCCCTGGTGTTCGGCTTCATCCGGTCCGCGACGCACGGGTGGGGTGATGTGGCCAGCGGCCTCGCGCTCCTCGCGGGCGCCGCGCTGATCGTGGTCTTCCTCCTCCTGGAGCGGCGGGCGGCGCAGCCGCTGCTGCCGCCGGTGCTGTTCGCCGACCGCAACCGCGCGGTCGCGTACACCAATGTGTTCGTCGGCTACATGGCGAGCATGTCGATGTTCTTCTTCCTGTCCCTGTATCTGCAGGACGTGCGCGGCATGGGTCCGCTGTCGACCGGTTTGGCGTTCCTTCCGACGGCCGTCCTGATGTTCGCGATGATCCGGCTGGTGCCGCGGCTGCTGCGGCGGTTCGGGCCGAAGGCGGTGACCATGACCGGCTGCGTGCTGCTGGTGGCCGGGCTGGTCCTGCTGACGCGGCTGACGCCCGGTACCGGTTACTTCCCTTTGGTGTTCGCCGCGAGTGTGCTGATCGGCTGCGGCACCGGGCTGGGGCTGATGCCGCTCAGCGTGATCATCATGGCGAACGTGCCGTCCGGGGTGGCCGGTGCCGCCGGGGGGGCGCTCCAGACCATTCAGCAGACCGGGGTCACGCTGGGCCTGGCGATCCTGACCACGCTCCTCGGGTCGTCCGTCCGGGGCCACGCCGACGCGCCGAAGGAGGCCTTGAACAGCGGTATCACCGCCGCGTTCGCCGCCGCCGCCGTCATGGCCGCGCTGGCGTTGCTGGGGACGTTCGCCTTCCGTTCC
Protein-coding sequences here:
- a CDS encoding alpha/beta fold hydrolase; the encoded protein is LPGDLDVHVLGFDRPFDTPVSADAGMAFAADLCLRHLAGRFDGPKVPCVLVGWSFGGALAVEAARAAAYPVSRVVVLDTPVSAAARHCEDFDAAMVSGFVDDIRQAGGVVVSEQDVHTDPVLRRRFEVYRQNKLLLRDWRPAPVGVPVVQFRASDGPAEPDPDAWREWAPAVRTVALSGGHFDVFAAQNLRHVQDEIEGGWQ
- a CDS encoding acyl carrier protein, producing MSEPEVIDAIVEQLRRQGYGIGPDEYEADLIGAGVGSLVMVRLLSVLEEEFDVEFAVARIFGEPVTVARLAAEILSRHAVGR
- a CDS encoding hydrolase, whose translation is MTATGFSTLVEQARGIAELAGRRAGKAEAARTPDADVIAALVAAGAARHFVPASLGGSGGTFAELKQAAVVIGAECPATAWCAVVAGLMTRAANHLPPAGQRQLWAGGPDVLIAGGVTPRGTATAVAGGWLLSGAWPAVSSSERADWILLVAAVRGEGGPGQRVCLVPRASVLVERTWDDVGMQATGSHTVVAEQVFVPDPMTFPAGLLTETDAPRPGPDGRPVPLPAVNTFLFCLPMLGAAHGALRYWRRLTGAKLRGRADVYDPVVAHLADVFARSSGEIDAAELLLDRVARVVDTAPAVTRSDVARHQRDCALAAELLVRAVDRLMRASGTAGHSTGSVLQRLWRDLHTASSHATLQFGTAAAGYARAELIGAG
- a CDS encoding TauD/TfdA family dioxygenase; translation: MDLTTTDMRRSAADARCGRSAPSPYLEKLRRHGFVVLEPDGPDGLSLEDIMAPLGTAVSYRFGTQLVQEQRPGTDNSQFRTGAIPMHVDAILNAHPVRYIGLECLEAPDEGGETLIAGSSAFFATAPAELVETLRGIRIEYWSRVSGFYVERPGGNPVVAPVQVDPVTGGDTLQIGLDYPEDPERNYGAAVVGRTKEQSLELFALVDRWLTVPEVMYAHRWRVGQVLVMDNQRVVHGRAAYCVDAPRKLRRISVG
- a CDS encoding MFS transporter, which produces MSDVTALPGSRAGKGSRPLRPHAVLAILLSCQLLIILDVTVMNVVLPRIRADLDFTATGLPWVLDAYTLTFGGLLLVSGRAGDLFGRRRMFVAGVVLFTAASLAGGLAQSAAWLLAARVVQGAGAAMAGPNALALLHTVFTEPKARVRALALYSGMASVGFAVGLILGGVLAQWLGWRAVLFINVPLGVPAIVLAGRYLPVTPRREARLDLPGALTATGGVAALVFGFIRSATHGWGDVASGLALLAGAALIVVFLLLERRAAQPLLPPVLFADRNRAVAYTNVFVGYMASMSMFFFLSLYLQDVRGMGPLSTGLAFLPTAVLMFAMIRLVPRLLRRFGPKAVTMTGCVLLVAGLVLLTRLTPGTGYFPLVFAASVLIGCGTGLGLMPLSVIIMANVPSGVAGAAGGALQTIQQTGVTLGLAILTTLLGSSVRGHADAPKEALNSGITAAFAAAAVMAALALLGTFAFRSAKAAQSG